The sequence TTTGATTGGATGTTGGGGCGGTTAAAAGTAAGTTGAATTACTGAGTATATAGCAATCCTTGCAGGAGTTACGAATAAAAAGATTCTCGCTGGAGAGCAAAACAAATAGGATTGCTATAGTACTATAAATTGCTTAAACGCCAAGAGGGACAATGACAATTAAAGAACAAATTACACAAGAACTGGAAAAATTACCTGAACCACTGTTGCAGGAAATTTTAGATTTTGTTCAATTTTTGCAAACCAAACACCAGCAACATAATATACTAGAAATCACTCTTATGAGTGAATCATCGCTGCAAAAAGATTGGTTAAAACCAGAAGAAGAGGCAGCATGGCAGGATTTATAAAGGGCGATATTGTTATCGTTCCATTCCCATTCTCTGACTTAACTCAAACAAAACGCAGACCTGCT comes from Nostoc punctiforme PCC 73102 and encodes:
- a CDS encoding DUF2281 domain-containing protein; translated protein: MTIKEQITQELEKLPEPLLQEILDFVQFLQTKHQQHNILEITLMSESSLQKDWLKPEEEAAWQDL